Proteins encoded in a region of the Ancylobacter sp. SL191 genome:
- a CDS encoding NAD(P)H-dependent oxidoreductase: MLGASGIVRSGFAAELEQWTAKHGPVTIGLAGAGQMGTDLIVQAALMPGVRIGAVVELNAQTAIDAALMAGHAREDIVSVGTSGQIDRAIETGKFAITDDYRAMCAAGHIDVVIDATGSPNIGTIVSLEAIRNGKHVVLLSVEADITIGRFLKQEARKAGVVLTGAAGDEPAATVELIGFAQSLGFEIVCAGKAKNNAFKPDAIPDEFEEEAKARNMNPRMLVEFVDGSKTMVEMAALANATGLVPDVPGMHGPAADRDVLAQVLCTKEDGGILSRSGVVDFTLGKGVAPGVFCIVKPRHPRVMERMADLKVGPGPCFALIRPYHLTSLEVPLSAMRAVMHRAPDMEVLDHPVAECTALAKRDLAPGDVLGRIGEYDYRGYTMGWRDARDSLALPLGLAERARVVKPVRKGERLTYDNCVPDDQMIVTQIRRRLDQADAQFLAA, translated from the coding sequence CATCGTGCAGGCCGCGCTGATGCCGGGCGTGCGCATCGGCGCCGTGGTCGAGCTCAACGCCCAGACTGCGATCGACGCCGCGCTGATGGCCGGCCATGCCCGCGAGGACATCGTCTCCGTCGGCACAAGCGGGCAGATCGACCGCGCCATCGAGACCGGCAAGTTCGCCATCACCGACGACTACCGCGCCATGTGCGCGGCCGGGCATATCGACGTGGTGATCGATGCCACTGGCAGCCCGAATATCGGCACGATCGTCTCGCTGGAGGCGATCCGCAACGGCAAGCATGTGGTGCTGCTCAGCGTCGAGGCCGACATCACCATCGGCCGCTTCCTCAAGCAGGAAGCGCGCAAGGCCGGCGTGGTGCTCACCGGCGCCGCCGGCGACGAGCCCGCCGCCACGGTGGAGCTGATCGGCTTCGCCCAGTCGCTCGGTTTCGAGATCGTCTGCGCCGGCAAGGCGAAGAACAACGCCTTCAAGCCCGACGCCATCCCCGACGAGTTCGAGGAGGAGGCGAAGGCCCGGAACATGAACCCGCGCATGCTGGTCGAGTTCGTCGACGGCTCCAAGACCATGGTGGAGATGGCCGCGCTGGCCAACGCCACCGGCCTCGTGCCGGACGTGCCGGGCATGCACGGCCCGGCGGCGGATCGCGACGTGCTGGCGCAGGTGCTCTGCACCAAGGAGGATGGCGGCATCCTCTCGCGCTCGGGCGTCGTCGACTTCACCCTCGGCAAGGGCGTGGCGCCCGGCGTGTTCTGCATCGTCAAGCCGCGCCACCCGCGCGTGATGGAGCGCATGGCGGACCTCAAGGTCGGCCCCGGCCCGTGCTTCGCGCTGATCCGGCCCTATCACCTCACCAGCCTTGAAGTGCCGCTCTCGGCGATGCGCGCAGTGATGCACCGGGCGCCCGACATGGAAGTGCTCGACCATCCCGTGGCCGAATGCACCGCGCTCGCCAAGCGCGACCTCGCCCCCGGCGACGTGCTCGGGCGGATCGGCGAGTATGATTATCGCGGCTACACGATGGGCTGGCGCGACGCACGCGACAGCCTCGCCCTCCCCCTCGGCCTTGCCGAGCGCGCCCGCGTGGTGAAGCCGGTGCGCAAGGGCGAGCGGCTGACCTATGACAATTGCGTGCCGGACGACCAGATGATCGTCACCCAGATCCGCCGCCGCCTCGACCAGGCCGACGCGCAGTTCCTGGCGGCCTGA
- a CDS encoding GtrA family protein, with protein sequence MSGALPQGVTTRAALLARARHIVLFAALGALGTLAHYAVLIGLVQGGLTGPVLGSTAGFLTGGLVNYQLSRRVIFRSSKGHVEAAGKFFTVAGLGLLINAALMALLTGPLGAPYLPAQILVTGLLVLWHYAGNAIWTFRESGRAAPPAS encoded by the coding sequence GTGAGCGGGGCGCTCCCGCAGGGGGTGACGACGCGCGCGGCGCTTTTGGCCCGCGCCCGCCACATCGTGCTCTTCGCCGCGCTCGGCGCGCTCGGCACGCTGGCCCATTACGCGGTGCTGATCGGCCTCGTGCAGGGCGGCCTCACCGGCCCCGTGCTCGGCTCCACCGCGGGGTTCCTGACCGGCGGGCTGGTGAACTACCAGCTCAGCCGGCGCGTCATCTTCCGGTCCAGCAAGGGGCATGTCGAGGCGGCCGGCAAGTTCTTCACCGTCGCCGGCCTCGGTCTCCTCATCAATGCCGCGCTGATGGCGCTGCTCACCGGCCCGCTCGGCGCGCCCTATCTGCCGGCGCAGATCCTCGTCACCGGCCTTCTCGTGCTCTGGCACTATGCCGGCAACGCCATCTGGACCTTCCGCGAGAGCGGTCGCGCTGCCCCGCCAGCTTCCTGA
- a CDS encoding ArnT family glycosyltransferase — MRSRLARLWRSATLTRVASLTVFAGIAAFILLTFRDYGVSNDEPVQHAYGQLLLNWYASGFSDESAFHYINLYLYGGLFDLIAAGLQPYVPLPLYEWRHLLSASFGFVGLIGVWRLARLLGGEKAGILAVLMLAVTGMYGGAMFTHTKDVPFAAMMVWSLYCIAALGARLPELPSWRLVVGLGVSVGCALGLRVGGVFAVFYLMVTLAVGTALLRDPWLPVRLLPRLIVSGLIALAIMAVTWPWSVLPPSNFFTAMGAFNNFAFDLKTLFNGETLPIDQLPPTYMSEYLLIKLPEITLMGLVAALAMAGVALLRLAREVRRDGTANLLARHPRRLLAVLPVMLAVAVPVVFTLIDHPPLYNGIRHFLFVLPPVTVLAAFGLTAAWRMLAAAGPLPGIAFATLAVGLFGFNADTFARLHPYQYVGYNQLVGGTAGAWGRFEGDYWGASLEEASLTLLHGLAQEAAAAPGKAPLHYKVAVCAEDVQVSTHLGPEFEMVEDWDDADFVISARNVGCDNVPGLTYATISRMGVPMASVFDVRGKNPPIELPVQIPDDDGWGIDFNAPAVSLQEAVGPQVAKAKP, encoded by the coding sequence GTGCGTTCACGGCTGGCGCGCCTATGGCGCTCGGCCACCCTGACCCGCGTGGCGAGCCTCACCGTCTTCGCCGGCATCGCCGCCTTCATCCTGCTGACCTTCCGCGACTATGGCGTCAGCAATGACGAGCCGGTGCAGCATGCCTATGGGCAGCTTCTGCTCAACTGGTATGCCAGCGGCTTCTCCGACGAGAGCGCCTTCCACTACATCAACCTCTACCTCTATGGCGGGCTGTTCGATCTGATCGCCGCCGGGCTCCAGCCCTATGTGCCGCTGCCGCTCTATGAATGGCGGCATCTGCTTTCGGCCAGCTTCGGCTTTGTCGGGCTGATCGGCGTGTGGCGCCTCGCCCGCCTGCTGGGCGGGGAGAAGGCCGGCATCCTCGCCGTGCTGATGCTTGCCGTCACCGGCATGTATGGCGGGGCGATGTTCACCCACACCAAGGACGTGCCCTTCGCGGCGATGATGGTGTGGAGCCTCTACTGCATCGCCGCGCTCGGCGCGCGCCTGCCGGAACTGCCCAGCTGGCGGCTGGTGGTCGGCCTCGGCGTCTCGGTCGGCTGCGCGCTCGGCCTGCGCGTCGGCGGTGTCTTCGCCGTGTTCTATCTGATGGTGACGCTTGCCGTCGGCACCGCGCTGCTGCGCGACCCGTGGCTGCCGGTGCGCCTGCTGCCGCGTCTGATCGTCTCCGGCCTGATCGCGCTCGCCATCATGGCGGTGACCTGGCCGTGGTCGGTGCTGCCGCCGAGCAACTTCTTCACGGCGATGGGCGCCTTCAACAATTTCGCCTTCGACCTGAAGACGCTGTTCAATGGCGAGACGCTGCCGATCGACCAGCTGCCGCCGACCTACATGTCGGAATATCTGCTGATCAAGCTACCCGAGATCACGCTGATGGGCCTCGTCGCCGCGCTGGCCATGGCGGGCGTCGCGCTGCTGCGCCTCGCGCGCGAGGTGCGCCGCGACGGGACGGCGAACCTTCTGGCGCGCCACCCGCGCCGGCTGCTCGCTGTACTGCCGGTGATGCTGGCGGTGGCCGTGCCGGTGGTGTTCACCCTCATCGACCATCCCCCGCTCTATAACGGCATCCGACATTTCCTCTTCGTCCTGCCGCCGGTCACCGTGCTCGCCGCCTTCGGCCTCACGGCGGCCTGGCGGATGCTGGCGGCGGCCGGCCCGCTTCCGGGCATCGCCTTCGCCACGCTTGCCGTGGGGCTGTTCGGCTTCAACGCCGACACCTTCGCCCGGCTGCATCCGTATCAGTATGTCGGCTACAACCAGCTCGTTGGCGGCACCGCCGGCGCCTGGGGCCGCTTCGAGGGCGACTATTGGGGCGCGAGCCTGGAGGAGGCGAGCCTCACCCTGCTGCACGGCCTCGCGCAGGAAGCGGCCGCCGCGCCGGGCAAGGCACCGCTGCACTACAAGGTCGCGGTCTGCGCCGAGGACGTGCAGGTCTCGACCCATCTCGGCCCGGAATTCGAGATGGTCGAGGACTGGGACGACGCCGATTTCGTCATCTCCGCCCGCAATGTCGGCTGCGACAACGTGCCGGGCCTGACCTATGCCACGATCAGCCGCATGGGCGTGCCGATGGCGAGCGTGTTCGACGTGCGCGGCAAGAACCCGCCCATCGAGCTGCCGGTGCAGATCCCGGATGATGACGGCTGGGGCATCGATTTCAACGCGCCTGCCGTGTCGTTGCAGGAAGCGGTTGGCCCGCAGGTGGCCAAGGCCAAACCGTGA
- a CDS encoding glycosyltransferase family 2 protein has protein sequence MPDMHPAEARLISIVVPVYNEASCLRALHARLCAVLDAEPGIARELIFVDDGSRDDSFATLIELGRADPTVKAMRFARNFGKEAAMAAGLRAAVGDMVVLMDSDLQHPPEVIPQMIARWRAGAQMVIAVRRSRDTDPFSRRLLTRGFYHFFHALSEVDIPEGAGDFRLFDRRVVDAINALPERNRFMKGITSWVGFRQEEIEFEVAERAGGVSSFNLLRLLRYAFDGLSSFSMVPLRVWSFIGVLLAGLSGLYGIYLIGEALVFGVRTPGFPTIMVSMLFVSGVQLISLGVMGEYIGRIFTEVKRRPLYLIADEIGFTPAALGSAALTPAAFAHAAADHGAQTPSLVPDGRIS, from the coding sequence ATGCCGGACATGCACCCTGCGGAAGCTCGCCTGATCTCCATCGTCGTCCCCGTGTACAATGAGGCGAGCTGCCTGCGCGCGCTCCATGCCCGGCTCTGCGCCGTGCTGGATGCCGAGCCCGGTATCGCGCGCGAGCTGATCTTCGTCGATGACGGCAGCCGCGACGACAGTTTCGCCACGCTGATCGAACTCGGCCGCGCCGACCCCACCGTGAAGGCGATGCGCTTCGCCCGCAATTTCGGCAAGGAGGCGGCGATGGCCGCCGGCCTGCGTGCCGCGGTGGGCGACATGGTCGTGCTGATGGATTCCGATCTCCAGCACCCGCCGGAGGTCATCCCGCAGATGATCGCCCGCTGGCGCGCGGGCGCCCAGATGGTGATCGCCGTGCGCCGCTCGCGCGACACCGATCCCTTTTCCCGCCGCCTGCTGACGCGCGGCTTCTACCATTTCTTCCACGCCCTCTCCGAGGTCGACATTCCCGAGGGCGCTGGCGACTTCCGCCTGTTCGACCGCCGCGTGGTCGACGCGATCAACGCGCTGCCCGAGCGCAACCGCTTCATGAAGGGCATCACCAGCTGGGTCGGTTTCCGCCAGGAAGAGATCGAGTTCGAGGTGGCCGAGCGCGCCGGCGGCGTCAGCTCGTTCAATCTGCTGCGGCTGCTGCGCTACGCCTTTGACGGGCTGTCCTCCTTCTCCATGGTGCCGCTGCGCGTCTGGTCCTTCATCGGCGTGCTGCTGGCCGGCCTGTCGGGCCTTTACGGGATCTATCTGATCGGCGAGGCGCTCGTGTTCGGCGTGCGCACGCCGGGCTTTCCGACCATCATGGTCAGCATGCTGTTTGTCTCGGGCGTCCAGCTCATCAGCCTCGGCGTGATGGGCGAGTATATCGGGCGCATCTTCACCGAGGTGAAGCGCCGTCCGCTTTACCTGATCGCCGACGAGATCGGCTTCACGCCGGCGGCGCTTGGCTCCGCCGCCCTGACGCCGGCCGCCTTCGCTCATGCTGCCGCTGATCACGGTGCGCAGACCCCCTCGCTCGTGCCGGACGGTCGTATCTCGTGA
- a CDS encoding ChbG/HpnK family deacetylase, with translation MDDDGTAIVVCADDYGLSMGVCDAIERLIVQRRLSATGAMTGMAGWRARAGDFRALIRQHPADVGLHFTLTGQRPLTPARGLARDGRLPEIGPLILRAFAGTLPRSAIQDELRAQLDAFEDEWGAPPDFLDGHQHAHGLPGIREIVVEELSRRYGGADIWLRNCREPAAWARRRGHGWRKALLIGTLTAGTARRAAAAGIASNDSFRGLYDFGPEPGFRTVFRAALQGPGERVLVHCHPGTVDEELRRLDPLLEPREHELAYLTSDACAEDLATAGVRPARFRETGGR, from the coding sequence ATGGATGATGACGGCACAGCAATAGTAGTTTGCGCCGATGATTACGGTTTGAGCATGGGCGTTTGTGATGCAATTGAGCGCCTGATCGTTCAGCGGAGGCTTTCCGCGACCGGGGCGATGACCGGCATGGCGGGCTGGCGGGCCCGCGCGGGCGATTTCCGCGCGCTCATTCGCCAGCACCCGGCCGATGTCGGCCTGCATTTCACGCTCACCGGCCAGCGCCCGCTCACCCCGGCGCGGGGGCTGGCGCGGGACGGGCGCCTGCCGGAAATCGGCCCGCTGATCCTGCGCGCCTTCGCCGGCACGCTGCCGCGCTCCGCCATTCAGGACGAACTGCGCGCCCAGCTCGACGCCTTCGAGGATGAATGGGGCGCGCCGCCCGATTTTCTCGACGGCCACCAGCACGCCCATGGCCTGCCGGGCATCCGCGAGATCGTGGTGGAAGAACTTTCCCGCCGCTATGGCGGCGCGGATATCTGGCTGCGCAATTGCCGCGAACCGGCGGCCTGGGCGCGGCGGCGCGGGCATGGTTGGCGCAAGGCGCTGCTCATCGGCACGCTGACCGCCGGCACCGCCCGGCGCGCCGCCGCTGCCGGCATTGCGTCCAATGACAGCTTCCGGGGCCTGTATGATTTCGGGCCGGAGCCCGGCTTTCGCACGGTCTTCCGCGCGGCGCTGCAGGGGCCGGGGGAGCGGGTGCTGGTGCACTGCCATCCCGGCACGGTGGATGAGGAACTGCGCCGCCTCGATCCGCTGCTGGAGCCACGCGAGCACGAGTTAGCCTATCTCACCTCCGACGCCTGCGCCGAGGATCTCGCCACCGCCGGGGTTCGGCCGGCGCGCTTCCGGGAGACCGGCGGGCGCTGA
- a CDS encoding DUF983 domain-containing protein, with the protein MSAREWPRLSPFETGVKGRCPRCGQGHLFDGFLALAPRCEVCELDYSFADPADGPAFFVICFVCIPAVLFGIWLEVAYQVPYWVHLFTTLPVLLLTCIPPLRPLKGWLVASQFYYKAEEGRLAAADRPEVVGDAAPEAPRR; encoded by the coding sequence ATGTCCGCGCGCGAATGGCCGAGGCTGTCGCCCTTTGAGACCGGTGTGAAGGGGCGTTGCCCCCGCTGCGGGCAGGGGCATCTGTTCGACGGCTTCCTCGCCCTGGCGCCGCGCTGCGAGGTTTGCGAGCTCGATTATTCCTTCGCCGATCCGGCGGATGGGCCGGCCTTCTTCGTCATCTGCTTCGTGTGCATCCCGGCCGTGCTGTTCGGCATCTGGCTGGAGGTGGCCTATCAGGTGCCCTATTGGGTCCACCTCTTCACCACACTGCCGGTGCTGCTGCTGACCTGCATCCCGCCGCTGCGCCCGCTCAAGGGCTGGCTGGTGGCGAGCCAGTTTTACTACAAGGCCGAGGAGGGCCGCCTCGCCGCCGCCGACCGGCCCGAGGTGGTGGGAGACGCCGCGCCGGAAGCGCCGCGCCGCTGA
- a CDS encoding exopolysaccharide biosynthesis protein — translation MREPAPETPDDSAGATDETVRLSDVLSRIANDTSRERIAVGDLLHAMQERAFGPLMLIFALPNVLPTPPGTSTILGAPLIFLTAQLALGMQPWLPGVIAGRSIARSDFASFIDKAVPWLAKAERLLQPRFGALAHPPAEYVIGIMCFVLAIVLVLPIPLGNMLPALAICILALGILERDGIWILAGMALAFGSLGVVSGVIWAFLQTALYLVKSFIA, via the coding sequence GTGCGCGAGCCCGCACCGGAAACGCCGGACGATTCGGCGGGTGCGACGGACGAGACCGTGCGCCTGTCGGATGTGCTGAGCCGCATCGCCAACGACACCAGCCGCGAGCGTATCGCGGTGGGCGATCTCCTGCACGCCATGCAGGAGCGGGCCTTCGGGCCGCTGATGCTGATCTTCGCGCTACCGAATGTGCTGCCGACCCCGCCGGGCACCTCGACCATTCTCGGCGCGCCGCTGATCTTCCTCACCGCGCAGCTCGCGCTCGGCATGCAGCCCTGGCTGCCGGGGGTGATCGCCGGGCGGTCCATCGCGCGCAGTGACTTCGCCAGCTTCATCGACAAGGCGGTGCCCTGGCTCGCCAAGGCGGAGCGTCTGCTTCAGCCGCGCTTCGGCGCGCTGGCGCATCCGCCGGCCGAATATGTCATCGGCATCATGTGCTTCGTGCTGGCGATCGTGCTGGTGCTGCCGATTCCGCTTGGCAACATGCTGCCGGCGCTCGCCATCTGCATTCTCGCGCTCGGCATATTGGAGCGCGACGGCATCTGGATCCTCGCCGGCATGGCGCTGGCGTTCGGATCGCTCGGCGTGGTCTCGGGCGTCATCTGGGCGTTCCTGCAGACCGCCCTTTACCTCGTCAAGAGCTTCATCGCCTGA
- a CDS encoding Hsp70 family protein, with product MAFCGLDFGTSNTTLGLWRAGAPALAPLEDGKVTVPSAVFYDPAGTLSIGRDAMARYVAGENGRLMRSLKAVLGSPLIEEKTQIGRRAIGFRDVIGDFLKTVKARAEASTGAVLEQVVLGRPVFFVDDDAAANRKAEEALRAIAEGAGFSAISTQFEPIAAALDYEQQVGDEQIALIADIGGGTSDFSIVRLGPQRARKAERDDDILANDGVRIGGTDFDRYLSLGTLMPLLGFRSPMKRAGRDVPSGYFHELATWSSINRLYTAKTLRELTEVRREAANPALVERLIRVVEEQRGHTLAMAAEEAKIALTDAPRAEIELNWLEAGLSLGITPEELETHTSALAERIAGRIALCLTQASLAGDAIDALFLTGGSTRLAHVRTAIIAALPDARVVEGDTFGSVGTGLAIEAARRYGGSTVPQVK from the coding sequence ATGGCGTTCTGCGGCCTCGATTTCGGCACCTCCAACACCACGCTCGGCCTGTGGCGGGCCGGCGCGCCGGCGCTCGCCCCGCTGGAGGACGGCAAGGTGACGGTACCGAGCGCGGTGTTCTACGATCCCGCCGGCACGCTCTCCATCGGCCGCGACGCCATGGCGCGCTATGTCGCTGGTGAGAATGGCCGGCTGATGCGCAGCCTCAAGGCGGTGCTCGGGAGCCCGCTGATCGAGGAGAAGACGCAGATCGGCCGTCGCGCCATCGGCTTCCGCGATGTCATCGGTGACTTCCTGAAGACGGTGAAAGCCCGCGCGGAAGCGAGCACGGGGGCCGTTCTCGAACAGGTGGTGCTCGGCCGGCCGGTGTTCTTCGTCGATGACGACGCGGCCGCCAATCGCAAGGCCGAGGAGGCGCTGCGCGCCATTGCGGAGGGGGCGGGCTTCTCGGCCATCTCCACCCAGTTCGAGCCGATCGCCGCCGCGCTGGATTATGAGCAGCAGGTGGGCGACGAGCAGATCGCGCTGATTGCCGATATTGGCGGCGGCACCTCGGATTTTTCCATCGTCCGCCTCGGCCCGCAGCGCGCCCGCAAGGCCGAGCGCGACGACGACATTCTCGCCAATGACGGCGTGCGCATCGGCGGCACGGATTTCGACCGCTATCTGTCGCTCGGCACGCTAATGCCGCTGCTCGGCTTCCGCAGCCCGATGAAGCGGGCGGGTCGGGATGTCCCGAGCGGCTATTTCCACGAGCTCGCCACCTGGTCGAGCATCAACCGGCTCTACACCGCTAAGACCCTGCGCGAGCTGACCGAGGTGCGGCGCGAGGCGGCCAACCCGGCGCTGGTCGAGCGGCTGATCCGCGTGGTCGAGGAGCAGCGCGGGCATACGCTGGCCATGGCGGCGGAAGAGGCCAAGATCGCCCTCACCGACGCGCCGCGTGCCGAGATCGAGCTGAACTGGCTGGAGGCCGGCCTCTCGCTCGGCATCACGCCGGAGGAGCTTGAGACGCATACCAGCGCGCTGGCCGAGCGCATCGCCGGGCGCATCGCGCTTTGCCTCACCCAGGCCAGCCTCGCGGGCGACGCCATCGATGCGCTGTTCCTCACCGGCGGCTCGACGCGCCTTGCCCATGTGCGCACCGCCATCATCGCCGCCCTGCCGGACGCGCGGGTGGTGGAGGGCGACACCTTCGGCTCGGTCGGCACCGGCCTCGCCATCGAGGCCGCGCGACGGTATGGCGGCTCAACCGTGCCGCAGGTGAAATGA
- a CDS encoding aldehyde dehydrogenase family protein encodes MSDIVCISPIDGTELARRPAASDSSLAAALEAARIAQRDWRQVPIAERSAHVLRFLDAMLAMNQEIVPELAQQMGRPVRNGGEFRGFEERVRYVVEMAARGALDPVVPHDARDGFRRYVKRDPLGIVLVVAPWNYPYLTAVNTIAPALIAGNAVLLKHAAQTILVGERFQMAMDRAGLPKGLFTNLVLTHDQTSRLIGSGAVDFVNFTGSVEGGRAIERAAAGTFTPLGLELGGKDPAYVRADADLAFAVENLVDGAFYNSGQCCCGIERIYVHESLYDRFIEGFVDLTAGYVLGNPLDEATTLGPMAQGRFADLIRGQIAEAVGKGATAHIDPARFPANRAGTPYLAPQVLTGVDHSMSVMTQESFGPVVGIMKVTDDAQALALMNDSVYGLTASIWTADVETAEALGNEIETGTVFMNRCDYLDPGLAWTGVKDTGRGATLSRIGFEMLTRPKSFHLRHG; translated from the coding sequence ATGAGCGATATCGTCTGCATTTCCCCGATCGACGGCACCGAACTGGCCCGCCGCCCGGCCGCCAGCGATTCCTCCCTTGCCGCCGCGCTGGAGGCGGCCCGCATCGCCCAGCGCGACTGGCGGCAGGTGCCGATCGCCGAGCGTTCCGCCCATGTGCTGCGCTTCCTCGACGCCATGCTGGCGATGAATCAGGAGATCGTGCCCGAGCTCGCCCAGCAGATGGGCCGGCCGGTGCGCAATGGCGGCGAGTTCCGCGGCTTCGAGGAGCGCGTGCGCTACGTGGTGGAGATGGCGGCGCGCGGCGCGCTCGACCCGGTCGTGCCGCATGATGCGCGCGACGGCTTCCGCCGCTATGTGAAGCGCGACCCGCTCGGCATCGTGCTGGTCGTCGCGCCGTGGAACTACCCCTATCTCACGGCGGTCAACACCATCGCCCCGGCGCTCATTGCCGGCAATGCGGTGCTGCTGAAGCACGCGGCACAGACCATTCTGGTCGGCGAGCGCTTCCAGATGGCGATGGACCGCGCCGGCCTGCCCAAGGGCCTGTTCACCAATCTCGTGCTGACACACGACCAGACCTCCCGCCTCATCGGCTCGGGTGCGGTCGATTTCGTCAATTTCACCGGCTCGGTGGAAGGCGGGCGCGCCATCGAGCGTGCGGCGGCGGGCACGTTCACCCCGCTCGGGCTGGAGCTCGGCGGCAAGGATCCCGCTTATGTGCGCGCCGATGCCGACCTCGCCTTCGCGGTGGAGAACCTTGTCGACGGCGCCTTCTACAATTCTGGCCAGTGCTGCTGCGGCATCGAGCGCATCTATGTGCATGAGAGCCTCTATGACCGCTTCATTGAGGGCTTTGTCGATCTCACCGCCGGCTATGTGCTCGGCAACCCGCTGGACGAGGCGACCACGCTCGGCCCGATGGCGCAGGGCCGCTTCGCCGACCTGATCCGCGGCCAGATCGCCGAGGCCGTGGGCAAGGGCGCGACCGCCCATATCGACCCCGCCCGCTTCCCCGCCAACCGCGCGGGCACGCCCTATCTCGCCCCGCAGGTGCTCACCGGTGTCGATCACTCCATGTCGGTGATGACGCAGGAGAGCTTCGGCCCGGTGGTCGGCATCATGAAGGTGACGGACGACGCGCAGGCGCTGGCGCTGATGAATGACAGCGTCTACGGCCTCACCGCCTCGATCTGGACCGCCGATGTGGAGACCGCCGAGGCGCTCGGCAACGAGATCGAGACCGGCACCGTGTTCATGAACCGTTGCGACTATCTCGATCCCGGCCTCGCCTGGACCGGGGTGAAGGACACCGGGCGGGGCGCCACGCTCTCGCGCATCGGCTTCGAGATGCTTACCCGGCCGAAGTCATTTCACCTGCGGCACGGTTGA
- a CDS encoding diguanylate cyclase domain-containing protein yields the protein MLKLSPDMATADTTDARTDAMMFDLAPISLWLEDFSAVKALFEQWRAEGVISLREHLRGRPERVAECSRRIRVLKVNQRTLDLFEANSLDHLVAHLDKVFRDDMLKTHIEELSQLWDGHRSFASHTVNYTLSGQRLDIQLKGQVLPGYEESLERVLLAVEDVSSRETARRQAAQAEIYARGLFEHSPVSLWVEDFSSIKHLLDDVRRRGITDLRVFTDVHPEFVERCISEVRVIDVNQHTLDMFGAASKSDLIAHMGAVFRDEMHRHFREQLIELWNGKLFHQREVVNYTLGGDELHVHLQFSVLPGREEDWSLVQVALTDITARKKAEAYLEYLGQHDVLTKLYNRSFYADELNRLERKGPFPVTIIMVDLNNLKLVNDQLGHAAGDTLLRRAGEVLAKAVDRPSCAARIGGDEFAILLPGVDVAGGQAAIENIGKLIELNNQFYSATTLSVSMGMATSLAGERLEQVVKRADFAMYQHKRGQGVATPDA from the coding sequence ATGCTGAAACTCTCTCCCGATATGGCGACCGCCGACACAACCGACGCCCGCACCGACGCCATGATGTTCGACCTCGCGCCGATCTCTCTGTGGCTTGAGGATTTCAGCGCGGTGAAGGCGCTGTTCGAGCAATGGCGGGCCGAGGGGGTGATCTCGCTGCGTGAGCATCTGCGCGGGCGACCGGAGCGGGTGGCGGAGTGTTCCCGGCGCATCCGCGTGCTCAAGGTGAACCAGCGCACGCTCGACCTGTTCGAGGCCAACAGCCTCGACCACCTCGTCGCCCATCTCGACAAGGTGTTCCGCGACGACATGCTGAAGACCCATATCGAGGAGCTGTCGCAGCTCTGGGACGGGCATCGCAGCTTCGCCAGCCATACGGTGAACTACACCCTGTCGGGGCAGCGCCTCGACATCCAGCTCAAGGGCCAGGTTTTGCCCGGCTATGAGGAGAGCCTGGAACGGGTGCTTCTCGCGGTGGAGGATGTGAGCAGTCGCGAAACCGCGCGCCGGCAGGCGGCGCAGGCGGAAATCTATGCGCGCGGCCTGTTCGAGCATTCGCCGGTTTCGCTCTGGGTGGAGGATTTCTCCAGCATCAAGCACCTGCTCGACGATGTGCGCCGCCGCGGCATCACGGATCTGCGCGTCTTCACCGACGTCCACCCCGAATTCGTCGAGCGCTGCATCAGCGAGGTGCGCGTCATCGACGTGAACCAGCACACGCTCGACATGTTCGGCGCGGCGAGCAAGTCCGACCTGATCGCCCATATGGGAGCGGTGTTCCGCGACGAGATGCACCGGCATTTCCGCGAGCAGCTCATCGAATTGTGGAACGGCAAGCTGTTCCACCAGCGCGAGGTGGTGAACTACACGCTTGGCGGCGACGAGCTGCATGTGCATCTGCAATTCTCGGTGCTGCCGGGCCGCGAAGAGGACTGGTCGCTGGTGCAGGTCGCGCTCACCGACATCACCGCGCGCAAGAAGGCCGAGGCCTATCTCGAATATCTCGGCCAGCACGATGTGCTGACCAAGCTCTACAACCGCTCATTCTATGCCGACGAGTTGAACCGGCTGGAGCGCAAGGGGCCCTTCCCGGTCACCATCATCATGGTGGACCTGAACAATCTGAAGCTGGTCAACGACCAGCTCGGCCATGCCGCCGGCGACACGCTGCTGCGCCGGGCCGGCGAGGTGCTGGCCAAGGCGGTGGACCGGCCGAGCTGCGCCGCCCGCATCGGCGGCGACGAGTTCGCCATCCTCCTGCCGGGTGTCGATGTCGCGGGCGGGCAGGCGGCGATCGAGAATATCGGCAAGCTGATCGAGCTGAACAACCAGTTCTATTCCGCCACCACCCTCTCGGTGTCGATGGGCATGGCGACAAGCCTCGCCGGCGAGCGGCTGGAGCAGGTGGTCAAGCGCGCCGACTTCGCGATGTACCAGCACAAGCGCGGACAGGGCGTCGCGACGCCCGACGCCTGA